One region of Triticum aestivum cultivar Chinese Spring chromosome 6B, IWGSC CS RefSeq v2.1, whole genome shotgun sequence genomic DNA includes:
- the LOC123133380 gene encoding probable metal-nicotianamine transporter YSL8, which yields MMEQAEGSAPAPAPAPAPAPAPVPPREAISLEKAFEGKTLPTWNEQITVRAVVVSAGLGTFLSFIVMKLNITSGIVPSLNVSAGLLAFFMMKTWTSALERCGVFPRPFTRQENTVVQTCVISCSSIAFSGGFGTYILGMSRKIAKGFDEANNTMNVEEPSLWRVMAYLFLVSFVGLFSIVPLRKIMIISYRLTYPSGSATAHLINSFHTPQGAIQAKQQVSILFKSFLGSFLWSMFQWFYTAGNSCGFGSFPTFGMEAYNRRFYFDFSATYVGVGMICPYIINFSLLIGSIISWGIMWPFIESKRGDWYDANLPNSSLHGLNGYQVFISIAMIMGDGLFNFFSILFRTSYDMYLKRTGRAKANTAGVPFAGAGLAGANERQALSFDDRRRTQIFLKDQIPTVVAVGAYVALASISVLAIPHIFRQLKPKHVVWAYVVAPIFAFCNAYGTGLTDWSLSSSYGKLAIFIFGANIGAKDGGVIAGLAACGLMMGIVSTASDLIQDFKTGYLTLTSPRAMFVSQVIGTGIGCIISPTVFWIFYQAYDIGNDEGYPAPYAKIYRGIALLGTNGWDQLPKYCLRFCAAFFILAIAICALKEVANNKTWWIRDYIPSALGMAVPFFLGSFFTIDMCVGSLILYMWSKSDRLHAQMFAPAVASGLICGDGIWSLPSSLLSLGNVEPPMCLRVFDADTNYEVEQFLSTLPTIPA from the exons ATGATGGAGCAAGCGGAGGGCtctgcccccgcccccgcccccgcgccggcgccggcgccggccccggTGCCACCGCGGGAGGCGATCTCGTTGGAGAAGGCGTTCGAAGGTAAGACCCTGCCGACGTGGAACGAGCAGATCACGGTCCGCGCCGTGGTGGTGAGCGCGGGGCTGGGCACCTTCCTCAGCTTCATCGTGATGAAGCTCAACATCACCTCCGGCATCGTGCCGTCCCTCAACGTCTCCGCGGGTCTGCTCGCCTTCTTCATGATGAAGACGTGGACGTCGGCGCTGGAGCGCTGCGGCGTCTTCCCGCGGCCCTTCACCCGGCAGGAGAACACGGTGGTGCAGACCTGCGTCATCTCCTGCTCCAGCATCGCCTTCTCcggcggcttcggcacctacaTCCTCGGCATGAGCCGCAAGATCGCCAAGGGCTTCGACGAGGCCAACAACACCATGAACGTCGAGGAGCCGTCGCTGTGGCGCGTCATGGCTTACCTCTTCCTCGTCAGCTTCGTGGGGCTCTTCTCCATCGTGCCGCTCAGGAAGATCATGATCATTAGCTACCGCCTCACCTACCCTTCCGGCTCCGCCACCGCCCACCTTATCAACAGCTTCCACACGCCCCAAGGCGCCATCCAGGCCAA GCAGCAGGTGTCGATCCTGTTCAAGTCGTTTCTAGGGAGCTTCCTGTGGTCCATGTTCCAGTGGTTCTACACGGCGGGGAACTCGTGCGGCTTCGGCTCGTTCCCGACGTTCGGGATGGAGGCCTACAACCGCCGCTTCTACTTCGACTTCTCGGCGACGTAcgtcggggtggggatgatctgcccctacATCATCAACTTCTCGCTTCTCATCGGGAGCATCATCTCCTGGGGGATCATGTGGCCCTTCATCGAGAGCAAGAGGGGGGATTGGTACGACGCCAACCTCCCCAACAGCAGCCTCCACGGCCTCAACGGCTACCAGGTCTTCATCTCCATCGCCATGATCATGGGCGACGGCCTCTTCAACTTCTTCTCCATCCTGTTCCGCACCTCCTACGACATGTACCTCAAGCGCACCGGCCGCGCCAAGGCCAACACCGCGGGGGTCCCCTTCGCCGGCGCCGGCCTCGCCGGCGCCAACGAGAGGCAGGCCCTCAGCTTCGACGACCGCCGCCGCACGCAGATCTTCCTCAAGGACCAGATCCCCACCGTTGTCGCCGTGGGCGCCTACGTTGCCCTCGCCAGCATCTCCGTCCTCGCCATCCCGCACATCTTCCGCCAGCTCAAGCCCAAGCACGTCGTCTGGGCCTACGTCGTCGCGCCCATCTTCGCCTTCTGCAACGCCTACGGCACCGGCCTCACCGACTGGTCCCTCTCCAGCAGCTATGGCAAGctcgccatcttcatcttcggcgccaACATCGGCGCCAAGGACGGCGGGGTCATCGCCGGCCTCGCCGCCTGTGGCCTCATGATGGGGATCGTCTCCACCGCCTCCGACCTCATCCAGGACTTCAAGACGGGGTACCTCACCCTCACCTCCCCGCGCGCCATGTTCGTGAGCCAGGTCATCGGCACGGGGATCGGTTGCATCATCTCCCCCACCGTCTTCTGGATCTTCTACCAGGCCTACGACATCGGCAACGACGAGGGCTACCCGGCGCCCTACGCCAAGATCTACCGCGGCATCGCGCTCCTCGGCACCAACGGCTGGGACCAGCTGCCCAAGTACTGCCTCAGGTTCTGCGCCGCCTTCTTCATCCTCGCCATCGCCATCTGCGCGCTCAAGGAGGTGGCCAACAACAAAACATGGTGGATCAGGGATTACATACCCAGCGCGCTCGGCATGGCGGTGCCCTTCTTCCTCGGCTCCTTCTTCACCATCGACATGTGCGTGGGGAGCTTGATACTCTACATGTGGTCCAAGTCCGACAGGCTGCACGCGCAGATGTTCGCGCCGGCGGTGGCGTCGGGGCTCATCTGCGGCGATGGGATTTGGTCATTGCCATCGTCATTGCTGTCGCTAGGCAACGTGGAACCGCCCATGTGCCTCAGGGTCTTCGACGCCGACACCAACTACGAGGTGGAGCAGTTCCTTTCGACCTTACCCACCATCCCGGCGTAG